The Actinopolyspora erythraea genome has a segment encoding these proteins:
- a CDS encoding prolyl oligopeptidase family serine peptidase, whose product MNEVQSLPESYPNAHRADTVETLHGHEVHDPYRWLEDPTDPACATWSREQDHLAESWLRGLPGREEIADRLGTLLRTGSVSAPVWRGGRSFFTRRESDQEFPVLFVREPTGTVRRLLDVTELDPSGLTTLDRWSPSREGDRLAYQISSGGDEESLLHVLDVNTGELLEGPIDRCRYSSVTWLPGGEEFYYVRRISPDRVPEDERQFHRRVWRHRVGSDPDEDVLIHGERLHHTYFYSVSLSPDSRWLLVHGSPGTARRDSLWIADLEREGHVPELRLVLDDEQGAQATARVEPDGRMYVRTTLGAPRGRLCVADPARPDPTDWTELVPETTDSVLESARWVDEPGSGPRLAVLRTAHAVSELSLHDADTGRHLGEVPLPGTGQVTALNTVDELTEGRRDRLWLGWTDFATPPCVYSYSVSTGELEPVEHAPGREAVPEITSTQVSYESADGTTVRMFLLTPSTPPRRPLPTLLTGYGGFALSREPAYTPSALAWVAAGGVWALPSLRGGAEEGEQWHRAGMRENKQRVFDDFHAAAEYLVDRGWTTPGQLAISGGSNGGLLVGAALTQRPELYRAVVCSAPLLDMVRYEKFLLGKLWSEEYGSADCPEELQWLLSYSPYHHVGEGTEYPAALFSVFESDSRVDPMHARKMCAALQHATSAPPDKSPVLLRRETEVGHSARSVSRTVGMATDHLAFLAEATGLVRK is encoded by the coding sequence GTGAACGAGGTTCAGTCATTGCCCGAGTCATATCCGAACGCGCATCGCGCGGACACCGTCGAAACGCTGCACGGCCACGAGGTGCACGACCCCTACCGGTGGTTGGAGGACCCCACCGACCCGGCCTGCGCGACGTGGTCACGCGAACAGGACCACCTCGCCGAGTCGTGGCTGCGAGGCCTCCCCGGGCGCGAGGAGATCGCCGACCGGCTGGGCACCCTGCTGCGCACCGGCTCGGTCTCGGCGCCGGTGTGGCGCGGCGGTCGTTCGTTCTTCACCAGGCGGGAGAGCGACCAGGAGTTCCCGGTGCTGTTCGTGCGGGAACCCACGGGAACCGTGCGACGGCTACTCGACGTGACCGAGCTCGATCCGTCCGGGCTGACGACGCTGGACCGTTGGAGCCCCAGCCGGGAGGGCGACCGGCTCGCCTACCAGATATCCAGCGGTGGAGACGAGGAGTCGCTGCTGCACGTGCTCGACGTGAACACCGGTGAGCTGCTGGAGGGCCCGATCGACCGGTGCCGTTACTCCTCCGTGACATGGCTTCCCGGTGGGGAGGAGTTCTACTACGTCCGCAGGATCTCCCCGGACCGGGTTCCCGAGGACGAACGCCAGTTCCACCGCCGGGTGTGGCGGCACCGCGTGGGCAGCGACCCGGACGAGGACGTGCTGATCCACGGCGAGCGACTGCATCACACCTACTTCTACTCCGTGAGCCTGTCCCCGGACAGCAGGTGGCTGCTGGTGCACGGCAGCCCCGGAACGGCACGTCGCGACTCGCTGTGGATCGCGGACCTGGAGCGCGAGGGGCACGTCCCCGAACTGCGCCTGGTGCTGGACGACGAGCAGGGGGCACAGGCCACCGCCCGGGTGGAACCGGACGGTCGGATGTACGTCCGCACCACACTGGGGGCGCCGCGGGGCAGGCTGTGTGTAGCCGACCCGGCCCGCCCGGACCCCACCGACTGGACGGAGCTGGTCCCGGAGACCACCGACTCGGTGCTGGAGTCCGCGCGGTGGGTCGACGAGCCGGGCTCGGGTCCGCGACTGGCCGTGCTGCGCACCGCCCACGCGGTCTCCGAACTGTCGTTGCACGACGCGGACACCGGGCGGCACCTCGGCGAGGTACCGCTGCCGGGAACCGGGCAGGTCACGGCGCTGAACACGGTGGACGAACTGACCGAGGGCCGGCGCGACCGGCTCTGGCTCGGCTGGACCGACTTCGCCACCCCGCCGTGCGTGTACTCGTACTCGGTGAGCACCGGCGAACTCGAACCGGTGGAGCACGCACCCGGCCGGGAGGCGGTGCCGGAGATAACCAGTACCCAGGTGAGCTACGAGTCCGCCGACGGAACGACGGTGCGGATGTTCCTGCTCACCCCCTCCACCCCGCCACGACGGCCACTGCCCACGCTGCTCACCGGATACGGTGGCTTCGCGCTCTCCAGGGAGCCCGCCTACACCCCCAGCGCGCTGGCATGGGTCGCGGCCGGTGGGGTGTGGGCACTGCCCTCGCTCCGCGGTGGTGCCGAAGAGGGAGAACAGTGGCACCGGGCCGGCATGCGGGAGAACAAGCAGCGTGTCTTCGACGACTTCCACGCGGCGGCTGAGTATCTGGTCGACCGGGGTTGGACCACCCCGGGACAACTCGCCATCAGCGGTGGCTCCAACGGTGGGTTGCTCGTCGGCGCGGCGCTGACACAGCGACCGGAGCTGTACCGGGCCGTGGTGTGCTCCGCTCCGCTGCTGGACATGGTCCGCTACGAGAAGTTCCTGCTCGGAAAGCTGTGGAGCGAGGAGTACGGCAGCGCCGACTGCCCCGAGGAACTCCAGTGGCTGCTCTCCTACTCCCCCTACCACCACGTCGGTGAGGGAACCGAGTACCCGGCCGCGCTGTTCTCGGTGTTCGAGTCCGACAGCAGGGTGGACCCGATGCACGCCCGCAAGATGTGCGCGGCCCTGCAGCACGCGACCAGCGCACCACCGGACAAGAGCCCCGTGCTGCTCCGGCGCGAAACCGAGGTGGGGCATTCCGCACGTTCGGTCTCCCGTACCGTGGGGATGGCGACCGACCATCTCGCGTTTCTCGCGGAGGCCACCGGACTGGTCCGGAAGTAG
- a CDS encoding HNH endonuclease translates to MGAWPKRRVLLLNTTFEPLTALPVRRAIVLIVCGKAEVVHGDSAGSTLHSATHSIEIPSVIRLSRFVHVPYRGRVPLSRSALMLRDNHRCVYCGVRAETIDHVVPRSRGGSHSWENCVACCTRCNHRKADRTLRELGWRLPETPRAPRGRHWRLLAGATDPDPLWLPYLGEVSSH, encoded by the coding sequence GTGGGCGCTTGGCCGAAGCGGCGGGTACTGCTGTTGAACACGACGTTCGAACCGTTGACCGCGTTGCCGGTGCGCAGGGCGATCGTGCTGATCGTCTGCGGCAAGGCCGAAGTCGTGCACGGCGATTCCGCCGGATCGACGTTGCATTCGGCGACCCACAGCATCGAGATTCCCTCGGTCATCAGGTTGAGCAGGTTCGTTCACGTGCCGTACCGGGGGCGGGTTCCGCTCTCCCGTTCGGCGTTGATGCTGCGTGACAACCACCGCTGCGTTTACTGCGGGGTGCGTGCCGAGACCATCGATCACGTGGTCCCCCGGAGCAGGGGTGGTTCGCACAGCTGGGAGAACTGTGTGGCCTGCTGCACCAGGTGCAATCACAGGAAGGCCGATCGGACGCTTCGGGAGCTGGGGTGGCGCCTTCCCGAGACGCCCAGGGCGCCGCGCGGCAGGCACTGGCGACTGCTGGCGGGCGCCACCGACCCGGACCCGTTGTGGTTGCCTTATCTCGGTGAGGTCTCATCACACTGA